Genomic DNA from Paenibacillus donghaensis:
TTAGCTATCTCGTCAATTAGATGGGTCGACAGTACAATCGTTCGTGGATAATTCGCATAATCCTCGACTAGAATTCTATAAAACTTCTCCCGGATCAATACGTCAAGTCCAAGCATGGGTTCGTCATAAATGGTTAACCGAGCCCGGCTTGCGAGACCAATAATATTACCGACAAGGGACTCCATCCCTCTGGACAGCTGACGGATTTTCTTACTGGGATTAAGCTTGAAGGTGTTTAGCAGGTCTTTTGCAAAAGGCCAATCCCAATGGGGATGAAATGCCGAAGCAAACTGCAGAATCTCAATAACTCTGGCCCCTCTCCAGTACAGATTATTCTCCCTAATATAACAGGTCTCCGGTGGCAGCTCGCCCCGCTCCAAATGCGAACCCGAAACTTCAATCAGACCGGAGGTAGGGAAAATGCCTCCAGTTATCATGTTAAGCAGCGTGGTTTTTCCGGCTCCATTGCGGCCCAACAGTCCGTATATCGTGTTTTCCTCCAGTGTCATATTCAAATGGCGAACAGCCTCGTTTTTACCATAGCTTTTGGTCAGGCCCGAGCATTCAAGAATCACACTCACTTTCGGTCAGCCCCTTTCCGTTCTTTAATCATCTCAATAACATCCTCATTGGTCATTCCCAGCTTTTCCCCCTCTTCGAGCAATTTCAAAACCATCTCATCATAAAATCGGATTCGTCTTTTGCCCATTATAGTTTGCTTGGCACCTTGGGCAACATACATACCCAGCCCTCTTTTCTTGTATAGAATTCCCTCGCTCACAAGCAACCCGATTCCTTTCACAGCGGTAGCCGGATTGATTTGAAAGGTGCTTGCAAATTGCGCCATTGAGATAATCTGATCATCTTCCTGGTACGTTCCATTCAGAATGTCATCCTCAATCATTTCGGCAATTTGTTGAAATATGGGCTGACTTGAGTCAAAATTTGTTTTCATTCAATCACCCTATCGGTATGTTGGTATTGCAACACACTATAATGCTGCTCCAAGGAAGTGTCAACCCCTAATGAAAAACAAAAAAGACACTCCTGCTAAAGGAAGTGCCCTGTTACTTAGATGAAGGGAATTCGGCGATTCTTTGCTGTATGTTCATCGATCAGACCCGTACATGCCGCCCCGATACATCGTAGAATTAGTTGAGGAACAATTAAATAAACAAAACGGAGAGTCCTATTATTAGGACTCTCCGTTTTGTTTAACAGTAATTTCATATAACGTTTGGTTATTCATAATGTCCGTTAGGCGATATAATTACCTTCTTCGAAATACTCTCAAATCTATTCATCAATCTTTATATCAAACTTATATTCTAAAGTCATTGATGCATCTATATTCATCACAGCTTCTCGACTTGTTCAAAATCTTCTTCGGATAGATGCTCTTTGAGCATTTGTAAGGATTCAGTGATTTTCAGATTAATCTTCTGGAATTCCGATCATTTGGCTTAACTAACTCATTCGGGCGCAACTTTCCATAATAAAAATCCTCCAATATGATTCATTAGGCCTCCCTTCGCAGACTAAAACCTTTCCACGTATAAATTTTATGCGAAAACCGCATAAATATCAATATGCATTTTTCGCATAAAGTAAACTTGGCTTGGGTGATGAGCATGTATAAAAGAATCCGCGACTTACGCGAAGACAAAGACCTGACGCAACAACAAATGGCTGAGCTTTTACATATCACACAAGCCACTTATTCCCGCTATGAGAATGGAAATTTGGATGTCCCGAGCGCCGTTTTAATTACTCTAGCCAGTTTCCATAAAGTAAGCATCGACTATATTCTAGGTCAGACAGACAACCCTAAGCGCTATCCGGGCAAAAAAGAATAATACGCAGCAACAACAAGCTCGTGTGACGAACCACATGAGCTTGTTTGTCAGTTAACCAAAAAGTTTGTCACTTTGATAGGTAATATCCAAAAATAATAATAAAGAAGCCTAACCTTCTGCCTCCTCCGTCTACTCAGCATCCTCATACCGAGAATGACAAACCTATCTTGATGGCTGAGGATTTGTTGTTCTTTGCCACATTATTGTTAATACCAGAATTTGATATCTGTTGATACTCATATTTAACATCGAGTGATTGTGCAGTTTTATTTATGGATATTATAAAAGTTCAAAACACTAGAAAAATAAGCGGAAGCTAAAATTTCACTGTTAATTGCTTGTATATCCAATACAAAATTGATTATTTTGTTTCTTATCTCACTAAAAAAATCATTTTTATGTATTTTAACATTTGAAAATGAATCGTATGGTGCATCTTTTAGAAGAAACTTGTCGGTACAAATCAAACTTTCTAAGGGTACTATCTCATATTTCAATTCATTTAATACCAGGTTATCATTATCGGCTTGTATTTCTAACCACGTCCAAGGATTTTCAACATATTTTAATGCTACATAATCGGATGATTTCAGAGTATTATACACATCAACGAGTAGTTTGAAATGGGTAAGTATCAGTTCAGAATATGTCTTCTTAGCTGATAACGGCATATTTTGAGTTGGATAAGGGAATAGCTCTTGACCATCAATAACTATGGTAAATAGACCGTAGATCTGATGCCATTCTTTATCGAAAGTAGGTACATCGATCGTTTTTAATTCCTCCACATCATCTTCAAATAACTCGTACTTAATCTCGAATATAGGAGACTCATTCAAAATTTTCTTCACCTTCCTTATGAATAAAAATGATATGCTTTCAATATCTATTGCTTCAAATTTATAGCCTCGAGCTTCTAGCTCATTATAAAATTCAGTGTTTATATCATCGTTATACTCGAATATTCCGGTTCTTTGATATGTGTACGCGTCGGAAGCAACTGATAACATCTCTTCCAATTGGGGTGCAAATACATCTTCTTGCAAATGATCTTCAGATAAATATTCTGCTAGAAATTCAGGGTTCTTTATTACCTGGATGAAAGCTCCTCCCTTTTGCTCCTTATTACGCAATAGCTACTATCAGACTAGTTAGAAGCAGCAACAAAGATACCGGTGCCCATATTCTTCTCTCCCAAACACTTCTTGTAATGAGATTCAAGATTGTAGCAATCACTGAAAAGGCAACAACAAACCAAATAGCTACATTAACAAATTCAAACCAACCAGGAAGTATATTCCCCGATTTGCTCAACACAATTAGCGCCAAGAAAGTTAACACAACAATCTGAATCAAGCAAGCTACACGCATTGGAGCTGGATACTTCCCGGGAAACTTCCCACCCATCGCATACTTTCCCCACGGCATGCCTACAGCTAGTCCTGCTTGAAAAAGAATTACAATAGCCATCAAGATTGAAAATACTATTGATGAGATGAATAAGAACATTATCTCGTTCCTCACTTCCATATTATACTGAAAGAGCTTTTTCCTTTTTGGTTCTGTCCAGTTCTGAATGCTTAAATACACGCGATCATCCCGAAGATCGCAGCGTACATCGTATAATCACGAATATAGTCCATGACCAGCCTCCCATTCAATAATCCCGGCATTGTTGTAAAATCCACCCAACTGTAACACGGCATGTGTAGGAAAGTCTACGGTTTCAAAGCTTCCCAATGCAAAAAACGGCGCTTGCCCATGAACAGGCCCGTGCCGTTTTGAACAAAACTGCCGTTCGACGGATTATTGCATGCCTTGCATAATTGCATTAATAATGCCTTGCTGGGTTATGGCGTTGTTTGTACGGTTAAACAAAGCGAAGCCATGCTGGCCGTTATAGCCGTTGTCCCAATAGATCGGCACTGCTTTGTATTTTTTGGCCATTGCCGTTACCGCTTTGGCATAAGCAGCACGATACACGTTATTGCTTGAATCATAGGCAGTCTTGTCAATCGAACCGAATTCACCGATCACCACAGGGTAACCTTGGGCAACAAACTTATTATACATAGATTGGAACTGCGAATTCAGATAATCCTCTTGCCCCCAGGTCGATTTCTTGGCAGGATTCGTTGCAGAGGCCCCCCATTGTGTAATCGTTCCTGATTCCTCACCCGCAAAATCCCAGGGGGAATAGTAGTGTGCGGAGATCATGATTCTTTTTTCCGAACCGGGAATTGTAGAGGATCTATACGTATCGGTTGGAAGAACAAAGCCGTAATTGCCAGCGGTGTAGTCGATATTTGTATTCCAACCCGGAATCAGCAGCCATCTTGCACTATTGTTGCCGCTGGTCTGTCTGACCGTATCCACGAAGATTTGATTGTATGCATTAAGGTTCGCATAGTAAGCAGCATTCGGATTACCATAAGTGCCGTCAAAAACTTCGTTCATCGACTCAAAGATAAGCCGCTCGTCATAGTTGACAAACTTGTTGGAAATCTGCTGCCATACACGCTGAACCTTCTGTTTAATGGCAGTCTGGTTGCCGCTATTCACCAGAAGCCACCCGCCTTGGACAGAATTGTAGCCATCCCCGTGAATGTTAATGACGACATACAAGCCTTCATTGTAGGCATAGTCAACGACCGTTTTCACTCGATTCAGCCATGCAGCATTCACCGTATAATCGGAGGCGCTTCCAATGTTATTTAAATAAGATACCGGGATACGAATCGTTTTGAAACCCGCCGCTTTCACCTTTTTGATTAGTTCCGGAGTAACCATGGGGTTGCCCCACGCTGTCTCGCTTGGCGTACCATTTGACGTTGCTTCAAGCTGATTGCCCAAATTCCATCCGGCTCCCATTTCGCCAACAATTTGTGAAGCTTGCAATGATCTGAAATCCGATGTAATAGGGGTTGCCGCAGATGCCCGGGCGCTCCATCCGGTAAAGACAACAGATGCCAGCAATACAAGAGCTACACTGTAAACCCCGCATTTTTTCATTTTGCCTACCATGTCAGAACCTCCGCTTATTATAGTAATTGCGCAAAATTCAAACGGTTACATTGAACCGGACGTTGTTGACCACACGAAGACCCGAATGCCCTCCCTTCCGCATCTCATAACCTCTCAACGAAGGAAATAACCGTTCGCTATTCCCAGAATAACATATATATGGGAAAACAAGTACACCTATAATGGTTTTACTTTCTTAATAGCATGTTGAACAATAAATAAGACTGCCTCTAGGAGACAGCCTTGTTTATTCTGTTGATTTGCCACAACCATGTATTCCTTCGATATTAATGAATTTTGTTATCATTTCACACCTCTTTCGTTATCTTCAATTTTCTAATGTCCCGAACCCGAGAGGCTTATCCTTGATATGTCCATAGTTCTGCATTAAGGGATTTATTCAGCGATGGACTCTTTATGCTTCCCA
This window encodes:
- a CDS encoding helix-turn-helix domain-containing protein, encoding MYKRIRDLREDKDLTQQQMAELLHITQATYSRYENGNLDVPSAVLITLASFHKVSIDYILGQTDNPKRYPGKKE
- a CDS encoding ATP-binding cassette domain-containing protein gives rise to the protein MSVILECSGLTKSYGKNEAVRHLNMTLEENTIYGLLGRNGAGKTTLLNMITGGIFPTSGLIEVSGSHLERGELPPETCYIRENNLYWRGARVIEILQFASAFHPHWDWPFAKDLLNTFKLNPSKKIRQLSRGMESLVGNIIGLASRARLTIYDEPMLGLDVLIREKFYRILVEDYANYPRTIVLSTHLIDEIAKVVESVYIMDAGTILLHDDVDHIREYSHVLTGSSEAVKQFTSDKLVIYNEIYGKGTLSALYGALGDKDRVQANKLSLTIEGLTLQKFFSYLVEGGRRIE
- a CDS encoding glycoside hydrolase family 5 protein, producing the protein MVGKMKKCGVYSVALVLLASVVFTGWSARASAATPITSDFRSLQASQIVGEMGAGWNLGNQLEATSNGTPSETAWGNPMVTPELIKKVKAAGFKTIRIPVSYLNNIGSASDYTVNAAWLNRVKTVVDYAYNEGLYVVINIHGDGYNSVQGGWLLVNSGNQTAIKQKVQRVWQQISNKFVNYDERLIFESMNEVFDGTYGNPNAAYYANLNAYNQIFVDTVRQTSGNNSARWLLIPGWNTNIDYTAGNYGFVLPTDTYRSSTIPGSEKRIMISAHYYSPWDFAGEESGTITQWGASATNPAKKSTWGQEDYLNSQFQSMYNKFVAQGYPVVIGEFGSIDKTAYDSSNNVYRAAYAKAVTAMAKKYKAVPIYWDNGYNGQHGFALFNRTNNAITQQGIINAIMQGMQ
- a CDS encoding GntR family transcriptional regulator, whose protein sequence is MKTNFDSSQPIFQQIAEMIEDDILNGTYQEDDQIISMAQFASTFQINPATAVKGIGLLVSEGILYKKRGLGMYVAQGAKQTIMGKRRIRFYDEMVLKLLEEGEKLGMTNEDVIEMIKERKGADRK